The proteins below are encoded in one region of Rhodoluna lacicola:
- a CDS encoding F0F1 ATP synthase subunit B, with amino-acid sequence MISRILAAAAEGEAAPNPLLPASYDILWSSVVFFILLAFFWFKVLPNFKKTLDARTEAIEGRLEAAEKAQAEAAAKTANIEAEQAAARAEAAEIREAARAEGAVILAELKEQAAAEAARLTANAKSQIEAERQAALISLRAEVGTLAIDLASSVVGASLQNDKIASSVVDQFLADLEANDKSSKAKAGEKN; translated from the coding sequence ATGATTTCAAGAATTCTCGCTGCGGCAGCAGAGGGTGAGGCAGCGCCAAACCCACTTTTGCCTGCTAGCTACGACATTCTTTGGTCTTCGGTTGTTTTCTTTATCCTGCTTGCTTTCTTCTGGTTCAAGGTTCTTCCTAATTTCAAGAAGACCCTTGATGCACGCACCGAAGCGATCGAAGGTCGTCTAGAGGCTGCAGAAAAAGCTCAGGCTGAGGCCGCAGCTAAGACTGCAAACATCGAAGCAGAGCAGGCAGCTGCTCGCGCCGAAGCCGCAGAGATTCGTGAGGCCGCCCGAGCCGAAGGTGCAGTCATTTTGGCTGAACTAAAGGAGCAGGCAGCAGCAGAAGCAGCTCGTTTGACTGCAAATGCAAAATCACAGATTGAAGCCGAGCGTCAGGCTGCACTCATTTCACTTCGTGCAGAGGTTGGCACACTCGCCATCGATCTTGCATCAAGCGTTGTTGGTGCCAGCTTGCAGAACGACAAGATTGCTAGCTCAGTGGTAGACCAGTTCTTGGCCGACCTAGAGGCTAACGACAAGTCTTCGAAAGCGAAAGCAGGCGAGAAGAACTAA
- the atpE gene encoding ATP synthase F0 subunit C: MDVTTFAELSGNLAVVGYGLAAVGPGIGVGLVVSKTIESIARQPELAAKLQVTMWLGIAFTEALALIGLATPFIFA; this comes from the coding sequence GTGGACGTAACTACATTCGCAGAACTAAGCGGAAACCTAGCAGTTGTCGGCTACGGCCTAGCAGCAGTGGGTCCTGGTATCGGTGTAGGTCTTGTTGTTTCAAAGACCATCGAATCAATCGCTCGCCAGCCAGAGCTAGCAGCAAAGCTACAGGTCACCATGTGGCTTGGTATCGCATTCACCGAAGCGCTAGCGCTTATCGGTCTTGCAACTCCATTCATCTTCGCTTAA
- the atpB gene encoding F0F1 ATP synthase subunit A, with protein sequence MLLAAASTDESGSGFHAPSIMEFYPEIVAFEGTPFALNRIMLIRLIVLTLLIVLFSLWTRKFQQANKTQNHVPGKFQLMGEISLNFVRKSIAHDQLGEKDGDRFLPLLTTIFFVTLGMNITGIIPGFNIAGTSVIGLPIVMAAAAYVTFIYAGVKKHGGHFFTSALFPAGVPKAFYVLVTPIEFLSTFILRPVTLALRLTMNMIAGHLLLVLCFSATQFFLFNTEGAFKLFGAGTFVFGFAFTLFEILVAFLQAYVFTLLTTVYIQLALSDEH encoded by the coding sequence TTGCTTCTCGCAGCAGCCAGTACCGATGAGTCGGGAAGTGGATTTCACGCTCCATCAATCATGGAGTTTTATCCAGAAATCGTTGCCTTTGAGGGAACCCCTTTTGCACTAAACCGAATCATGTTGATTCGCCTGATTGTGCTAACTCTTTTGATTGTTCTATTCAGTCTCTGGACACGTAAATTCCAGCAGGCAAACAAGACTCAGAACCACGTGCCTGGCAAGTTCCAGTTGATGGGTGAAATTTCATTGAACTTCGTGCGAAAGAGTATTGCGCACGACCAGCTCGGTGAAAAAGACGGCGATCGTTTCTTGCCGCTGCTAACCACCATTTTCTTTGTAACTCTCGGCATGAACATCACTGGAATCATTCCTGGTTTCAACATCGCAGGAACATCGGTGATTGGTCTGCCAATCGTCATGGCTGCAGCTGCCTATGTGACTTTTATCTACGCGGGAGTCAAGAAGCACGGTGGGCACTTCTTCACCTCAGCCCTGTTCCCAGCGGGCGTGCCAAAGGCCTTCTATGTTCTAGTGACACCGATTGAATTCTTGTCAACATTCATCCTTCGACCGGTGACACTGGCTCTTCGTTTGACCATGAACATGATTGCCGGTCACTTGCTATTGGTGCTGTGTTTCTCAGCAACCCAGTTCTTCCTGTTCAACACCGAGGGTGCATTCAAGCTGTTCGGCGCAGGAACATTTGTCTTTGGTTTCGCCTTCACTCTTTTTGAGATTTTGGTGGCATTCCTGCAGGCATACGTTTTTACTCTTCTGACCACGGTCTACATTCAGTTGGCCCTATCAGACGAGCACTAA